The following DNA comes from Quercus robur chromosome 1, dhQueRobu3.1, whole genome shotgun sequence.
ACATCTTTTTGAGATGTTGGAATTACTAGTTATTGCACACAACACAGGGGCGGCACTATGTTGTAGtcaaggggttcaaatgaaccccctgacccaaaaatttatatatatatatatatatatttataaaaaattgttttgaaccCCCTGTAATACAAATTTGCACACCCTCACCTTTGAacatgaccctttttttttaaagcccaaCTTAAACTTCGAAAAAAATGTCCAATAGAAAATTTTGGTCTTTAATCTCAGAAATAAAAAGCCCATAAAtcgaattttgaaaaatcataaataaaataaaaggcgAAATAAATCCTAAGAATTTGTTGCTACATAGCCTCCAAAGTCTCCCACTGTCATTCTTCACTCTCCAAACCCAAAGGAAAAAGGCTGTCTCGacttcacacacacaaaacctaCCACTGTGTAGCCCCACAATCTGCCACCGCCTAGACTGTCCCTAATCTCAGTAATCTGCCGCCATTGCCACTTAATCGCTGCTACATAGCCCTATGATCTGGCGCAGCCTAGATTGTCCCTAATCTACCCCTACTGCCACTTAATTGCCACTTGATCTGTTGCCACTTGATCTGCTTTttcagctctctctttctctttttctttcactGTGAGAGTTGTGTTTGTAGTATTTTGACTCTTTGTCTTCTTAATCGCCACCtccatatgtatatatatatatatatatatatatctcattctctctctctctctatgtctCTGACTCTCTATATTCTTATCTTTGCTTTGTCTTTGCCTCTCTGCTTATGTGTCTTCTTCGAAGTTCCATCTCTCACTCACGTGTCTTGCCATATATAtgactgtgtgtgtgtgtgtggtccTGTTAGGATggtgtgggggtgggggggggggggggaggggtggGGTTTAATGGGTTAtagtgtttgattttttaattgagttttgagtcattggcaatagctttttttttcaatgtgtaGTAACTGTTACTGTAAGTGTTTGTATTGTTTTGATATAaagttttgagttatgagtttgtCTTTTGCACTTTGAATATTTGACTAAATTTGTGACTTGTGAGAGGTTGTTGGCTATGTGAGTGGGTCAATACATTAACACTAAAggacaataaaaatataagacaTTTAAATAATTGTAAACTTATAACGAATTGCAAAAAAatcacttaacaacaataattgaTATGTTTatcatataagaaaaaaaatatttcaaatgaacttatagtttattttttattcttttctagtATTATggacaaatttataataaagaaacCCCGTAGGCCGCAAGATTCATCTCCTACCCAAGATTCATCTCTTACTCAAGATTCATCTTCTAATCATGGTCGTGTTGATGTGAACAATCTTCCTTTGGACCTTGGGCAatgaaaaaagattttattcTATCATCCTAATGATCGAGATGaaaataagaagatattatttacaaaaaaaaaactttgtcaaCCTCATGAACACGATTTTCTTCAAACAAAATTTGGTGGACTTATGCGTCGATTTAATCCTATATGGTTTAAAGAGTATGGAAGTTGGTTGGAATATAGTATTGAAAAGGATGCTGCatattgtttatattgttatctATTTAGACAAGATGTTGGTATGCAATCTGGAAGTGATAGTTTTGTGACAAATGGATTCAATAGTTGGAATAAGAAAGGAAAGCTAGACATATATGTTGGAGGTGTTAATAGTGCCCATAACCAAGCTCTTAAGAATGGTGAAAATCTAATGAAGCAAAACCAACACATTCAAAGTGTTTTTGTTAAGTAGTCAAATTAAGATAAGATTGAATATCAGACTCAATTAAATGCAATAGTTGATTGCATAAGATTCGTTTTGCATCAGGGGTTAGCTTTTCATGGTCATGATGAATTTGATAATTCAAGTGATAAAGGAAATTTCCTTGACCTTCTACAATTTTTGGCAAATCATAATGTTGTTATTAATGAAGTGTTGCAGAAAACTCCAAAAACCAACAAGCTAACCTATCCTGATATTCAAAAAGACATTGTGAATGCAGCTGCATATAAAACTACCAATGCCATTATTGAAGATCTTGACAGTGGgttcttttcaattttagttgATGAGTCCTGTGATATCTCAATAAAAGAACAAATGGCTATTGTTTTGCGTTATGTGGATAAAAAGGGAATTGTTACAAAGCGATTTCTTGGTATTGTACATGTAGCCTCCGCTTTGTCTCTAAAAGCTgcaattgaatttttattctgTAAATATGAATTAAGTTTATCAAGACTAGGTGGGCAAGGTTATGATGGGGCCAGTAACATGCAAGGTGAATTCAATGGTCTTAAAACTTTAATTCTGAAGGAGAATAAATCAGCATTTTATGTCCATTTTTTGCTCATCAACTTCAATTGACTTTTGTAGCTGTTGCTAACAAGCATACTGATATTGCTGAATTTTTAAGCTTTGTTAGTAAAATAGTAACTATTGTTGGAGTCTCTTGTAAAAAACGAGAATTTTTACAAAATGCACAACTTGCCAAAATTCAAGAAGCATTGAACTTGGGTGAACTTAAAAGTGGGCAAGATTTAAACCAAGAGACAATTCTTAAACATGTTGGTGATAGACATTGGGGATCACATATAGGACAATCTTCAACTTAATTTTGATGTTCTCTTCCACAGTTAATGTACTTGAGATGATTCAAAAGGATAGCCTATTATCTGAGCAAAGAGTTGAAGCTTGAACTATTTTAAGATTAATTCTAtcttttgaattttcctttactttacacttgatgaaaaatattttggagatcacaaatgagttgtcaatagcattgcaaaagaaaaatcaaaatattgtAAATGCTATGACACTTGGCAGGGTGTCTAAGCAACGATTGCAGATGATGAGAGACTATGAATGGGAAGCTCTATTGACTGAGGTATCCTCATTCTGTAGCAAACATGATATTCCTATCTTGAACATGGATGAAATATTTGTAATTGGTTTGAGGCCACGACGCAGCGCCCcacaaattacaaatttacatcaCTATCATGTTGATCTATTCTATGAACTCATAGATTTGCAACTTCAAGAGCTTAACAATCATTTTCCAGAGGCGACTACTGAGTTGCTACTTTGTATGACTTGCTTGAATCCAAGTGATTCGTTTTTGgcttttgatataaaaaaattgtcatgtcTTGCAAATTTCTATCCATCTGATTTTTATGAGACAGATGTATTGGCATTTGATAATCAGTTTCAAACTTACATTGTTGATATACACTCCAATGATGAGTTTTTAGAGCTTAAAGGAATTGGGGACCTTGCTAGAAAGATGGTGGAGACAAATAAGAATGTTATATATCCACTAGTATATTTTCTTGTAAAGTTAGTTTTGACTCTTCTTGTTGTGACTACAACAATGAAAAGGAGTTTTTCAGCAATGAAATATATCAAGAATGAACTACACAATCGAATGGGGGATTAGTAGATGAATGATTGTTTGACTGTGTACATTGAAAAAGATATAGCTCGTAGGATTGATAATGAATCTATCATGCAAcagtttcaaaatatgaaacctTGTAGAAGACAATTGTAGAATttcatgtattttattttttttttatgatattgATATACTCAAgtctattttgttttagattttatataatttatgtttcttattgGCAACTTCTAGACAAAAATTCTAGAGCCATCTCTGGTCACTATCTGAGATGACCATGATGCCTAGTTCGATTGTTTCTCTCAGTGCCATAAACTCTTGATAGGTTTGCCTTATTATATTGGTGTCGGTGTTCTACTTCTACATGCAATATATACCACTATAGATGTGACTCATTTGGAGAAGTGGAAAATACTAGTTGCAGAAAACATTGTAGTGAGTCTAGTGACAAAGAAAAGCTACCATAAgacttttgttatttattagtttttttttttttttgtaattttcagaAATTTAGGCTTGGggtatttattttcttgatttaaaGGTCCATTTCATGCTTCTCTGActaaattagaatccaattaTAGTAGAATATTAATTAGAAtctattttagaatatattctCTTGGCAGTCAAGTTTTACAAAGTCTTTAAATTGGCCTAAATCCtgtaaacaaattttaagttcaattttcaagttaataaaaatatagacttAGTTTCCCTTTTTCTCTAGTAGATTCTAGATTATTTATCCTTGTGAATTCAAGAAACTTTCGTGGATTCAATGTTATTTTCTTGAAATAGACATTTATTGCTTCTTATGGTTTTTGCCATGCATCAATTGCTACCAAAGTCTTATCCTTACCCCAGTTTGATGGTTAACATACCAACAATAGCAATTTTGGTGAAGATAATCACAAAGGTGTCCTTATAAGGGACATTCCTTCAATTTTATTAGGCTATAGATTGAGTTTAGTTAAATCAACCAATTACTGAAGTTGATTAACATATTAGTCCAAATTACATACAAATGTAATTAAGGCATAAGCAAATAACCAAACTAAATTAAGTGCaatgaaaaataagtttgacaTGGCAATTTGATCACAATAGGGAAAATTCTCGCAAGCAAAACCCTATTAGTGAAGTTTAGGTCATCACTTCCAAAAAATCAACTAACAAGAATAGAGATTGCAAGTATAATGAATCTTACCTAAAGTACCTTCTTACAATAGAACCTACTAATCTATAATGAAGCTCAGCTCCAATCCTCAATTGGACTACTTCTTGTAATAAATTTCTCCTTTGCACAAATCTCCTATTTTGTGACTGATAGCACAACAACCTCTTTGATAGTTATAGAATTGCAGTGTTCTTCAAATCATGACTTTGATGAACTAGTAGAAGcttggtacaaaaatttagGCGCACAAACGCTATAGCAACTTTTATGCGTGTCTCTATCCCTATGATGTCAACaaccataaaatatttcttttatatattttggaaCTCTAGTGCACAAATCCCAAAAAGGCCAAGTCATTGTGGgttgaaacaaaaaattactattcaattttcCCAAGGTTCGATAGATTGAGAGATGTCAAGACATGCATCAAGAATCATTTATTCTCAATAGATCAATAGGTATTGAGCGAAGTATCAAGACCACTTGTGTAAGCAATTTTGTGACTTTAACCACTTGTTGTACTTCTTGAACATGTTGGGCTTTATGGAGTCTAGTTATGTTTAATTTGGTTGATAACTCGACTTGACCCAAATAATGTTGAAAAAattttggcccgttttgtagcccattgtgaatcctgtgTGCAAGATGTAGAAAACGCagttttggtgattagggtttgttgttgtagtttttaagaaaggaaaaaaaactgtactgctgcacttgtatttttttcctgataatagtgaaatccctgcaactccatGGAtataggcaaattgccgaaccacgtaaatactgtcttgtctgtgtgattatttttctttagcgtatgtttttcctatttttatttcTCACAGGTTTGGGAATTTTGGGTTAATTCCCTTCAACTGGTATCaaagcctagggttaggtttaagtgggagcaatggcagaggaagcaggaaagacGTCTAGAATAGAAAAGTTCGATGGCACAAACTTTGGATTCCGGAGGATGCAAATCAAAGATTATCTTTATGGGAAGAAGTTGCATCTGCCACTTCTAGGGGAAAAACCTAAAACTATAAAGGCTGAGGAATTGGCTCTTCTTGACAAacaggtactaggagttatcaggttaTCTCTGTCTAGGTctattgcacacaatgttgtaaaggagaagatcacaacagatctgatgaaggctttgtctagtatgtatgaaaagccgtcaaCAAACAACAAGGTGCATCTGATGAAGAAACTATTCAATTTGAAGATTGCAGAGAAtccatcagtagcacaacatctgaacgaatttaacactatcacaaataAATTGTcatctgtagaaattgattttgatgatgagattcgcGCACTAATCGTTTTGGCttttttgccaaacagttgggaggcaatgagaaTGGCAATAAGCAATTCTATAGGAAAGGAAAAGCTGAAGTACAATGacatacgagatttaattctgacTGAGGAGATTCACAGAAAAGATGCAGGTGAAACCTCAAGATTTGATTCtaccctaaaccttgagacaagaggcaaaAGTAATGATAGAAATTTTAATTGGGGCAAATCAAAATTtagaaattctaatcggaatagaagtaaatctagattaggctaacaagtacaatgctggaactGTGGGAAAACGAGTCACTTTAGGAGGCAACGCAAAAGTCctaaaaagaagaatgaaaatgattctgctaatgctgtaacaaAAGAGGTAtaggatgcattacttcttgcaatAGACAGTCCACTtaatgattgggttttggactcAGGAGTTTCATTTCATACTACTCCACACTAAGAAATCATACAAAACTATGTTGCaagtgattttggtaaggtatATTTGGCTGATGGTACAACCTTGGATGTTATAGGTATGGGAGACGTCTGTATATTGTTATctaatgggtctgtttggttactagGAAAGGTTCaacatattcctgacctgaggaggaatctgatttctgttggactACTTGATGATGAAAggcatgcaatactatttgttagtggtacttggaaggttacaaagggagttAGAGTATTGGCTCGTAGAAAGAAGACCAGTACTCTATatatgacctcaagtccaaaaGACAAAATTGCAGTTGCTAAAGTAAGTACTAATACAAGTCTATGGCACCGTaaacttggtcacatgagtgagaaagggatgaagatgttGCTGTCAAGAGGAAAACTActagaattgaagtccattaattttgacatgtgtgaaagctacatcttaggaaagcagaaaaatgtgagtttcttgaaaactggcaggacaccgaaagctgaaaaattggagttagtacacactgatttgtgagGTCTTTTCCGGTTGCATctcttggaggttcaaggtactacatcactttcattgatgactcaagcagaaaggtatgggtttattttctgaaaaataaatctaatgcatttgaaacttttaagaagtggaaggtcatgttgagacagaaacaggtttgaaagtaaatgtttgaggtcagataatgaAAAAGAGTACATAGATGaagggttcagtgagtattgtgttGCACAAGGAATTAGGATAGAGAAGACCATTCCTAGGATACCATAGTAGTATTGTGTGGCTAAGCGCATGAGCAGAACTCTCAATGAGTGTGCTAGGAGTATGAagttgcatgctggactaccaaaaactttctaGGCTGATGTTGTTAGTATTGCAGCTTACCTTATAAACTGAGTACCATTAGTTCtcatggagttcagacttcctaAGGAGATTTGGAGcagtaaagaggtaaagttttcacatttaaaagtttttggttgtgtttcttatgttcatattgattctgatgctagTAGTAAAcatgatgcaaagtctaaaatatgtttttttattagctatggtgatgagaaatttgactataggttttggggtaaacaaaacaggaaaatcatcagaaatagaaatgtgatatttaatgaacaagtTATGTACAAGGATAGGTCAACTGTAGTGTTAGATGTTACAGAGATTGATTAAAAGAAATccgagtttgtcaacttagatgaattgactgaaagtACTGTCCAAAAAAGGGGtgaaaaagataaagagaatgTAGATTCACAGGTAGATCAGAGTACATCTGTAGTTGAAGTTCGTAGATCTTCTAGGaccattagacctccacagcgttattcacccactctaaattatctcctaTTGACTGATGGTGatgagccagagtgttatgaaGAAGCCTTGTAGGATgaaaattcaagcaagtgggagttagccatgaaggatgagatggattccttgttagGGAATCAGACATGAGAATTAACTAAACAGCCAGTAgaaaagaaggctttgcacaacaagtgggtatacagaataaaggaTGAGTATGATGGCAGCAAGCGTTataaggccagattagttgtcaAAGGGTTCCAGCAAAAGAAGGGCATTGACTACTCaaagatattttctccagttgtgaagatgtcaaccaTTAGACTGATAttgggaatggtggctgcagaaaacttacatcttaAGCAATTAGATGTGAAGAaggcattccttcatggtgacttggaggaagacatttacatgattcagctagaagggttcattgttcaaggacaagagaatctagtctgcaaactgagaaaaagcttgtatggcctaaaacaagctccaagACAATGGTAtaagaaatttgacaatttcATACATAGAATTGGGTTTAAGAGATGTGAAactgatcactgttgctatgttaagttctttgacaattcttatatcattttactgttgtatgtggatgatatacTCATTGCAGGATTTAGCATtaaggagattaataatctaaAGAAGTAATTGTcaaaacagtttgcaatgaaggatttgggagctgcaaagcaaatccttggtatgaaaATCTTTAGAGACAAgactaatggtacattgaagtttcatagtcagagtatgtgaagaaagttctcagcaggttcaacataaatgaagctaaaccagtgagtACACCCTTGGgaagtcatttcaaactaaacaaagaataatcatcaaagacagaagaagaaattgaccatatgagcaaggtgcTCTATGCCTtagctattggcagcttga
Coding sequences within:
- the LOC126697420 gene encoding uncharacterized protein LOC126697420, with the translated sequence MTLGRVSKQRLQMMRDYEWEALLTEVSSFCSKHDIPILNMDEIFVIGLRPRRSAPQITNLHHYHVDLFYELIDLQLQELNNHFPEATTELLLCMTCLNPSDSFLAFDIKKLSCLANFYPSDFYETDVLAFDNQFQTYIVDIHSNDEFLELKGIGDLARKMVETNKNVIYPLVYFLVKLVLTLLVVTTTMKRSFSAMKYIKNELHNRMGD
- the LOC126697342 gene encoding uncharacterized protein LOC126697342; this translates as MRRFNPIWFKEYGSWLEYSIEKDAAYCLYCYLFRQDVGMQSGSDSFVTNGFNSWNKKGKLDIYVGGVNSAHNQALKNGENLMKQNQHIQSGLAFHGHDEFDNSSDKGNFLDLLQFLANHNVVINEVLQKTPKTNKLTYPDIQKDIVNAAAYKTTNAIIEDLDSGFFSILVDESCDISIKEQMAIVLRYVDKKGIVTKRFLGIVHVASALSLKAAIEFLFCKYELSLSRLGGQGYDGASNMQAVANKHTDIAEFLSFVSKIVTIVGVSCKKREFLQNAQLAKIQEALNLGELKSGQDLNQETILKHVGDRHWGSHIGQSST